The window GTGTTTTTCTGGGCGTTTGGCATTTACGCCGAGCTAAATAGAGTAATAATATGATTGCATTTATCAGCACTCTGGTCATCGGTTTGGTATTGGGATACCTCGGGCAACGCTCGCGCTTCTGTGCCGTCGGCGGATTCCGCGACTTTTTTCTTATAAGGGATGCCCGGTTGTTAAAGGGGTATGCTGCTATCATCATCACCGGTTTTTCCAGCTTAGTTTTTTTTAAACTTATTGGCGGCAGCGTTAACCATTTCCCGCTTGGAATGGATATCACTGATATCCCATCTGCGGTCACCATTGCCATCGCAGCTATGGGCATGGGGTATTTTTCCAC is drawn from Dehalococcoidia bacterium and contains these coding sequences:
- a CDS encoding transporter; its protein translation is MIAFISTLVIGLVLGYLGQRSRFCAVGGFRDFFLIRDARLLKGYAAIIITGFSSLVFFKLIGGSVNHFPLGMDITDIPSAVTIAIAAMGMGYFSTLADGCPFRQHVAAATGRSSAMFYLVGFYIGIGYYLLVTAKVLNVILALFH